A window from Rana temporaria chromosome 8, aRanTem1.1, whole genome shotgun sequence encodes these proteins:
- the LOC120909729 gene encoding gastrula zinc finger protein XlCGF17.1-like: MFHSGKKTYSCPECEKSFLHKASLFKHQKSHKGEKPYFCSECGKRFYQKCDLYRHERTHTGEKPYSCPECGKCFSRTSNLYTHQRLHMGVKPYACSECGKCFLKKADLVTHQRSHTGEKPYSCPECGKCFSNTTNFYRHQKTHTGEKSHFCPECGKSFPNKSNFDRHQKSHTGEKPFSCPECGKCFSQKSHLYKHLKSHTGEKPYSCPECGKCFSQKAHLYKHLKIHTGEQLYTCSECGKCFTEKSRLYTHQVLHLDRKTYSCPECEKSFLHKSSLFKHRRCHTGEKPYSCSECKKSFFQKCDLFRHQRTHTGEKPYFCPECGKCFSRSSSLYKHQRLHKEEKPLSCPE; the protein is encoded by the coding sequence atgtTTCATTCCGGTAAGAAAacctattcctgtcctgagtgcgagaaAAGTTTTCTTCATAAAGCTTCCCTATTCAAACATCAGAAGTCTCACaagggtgagaagccgtatttctgttctgagtgcgggaaacgtttttACCAGAAGTGCGATCTTTACAGACATGAGAGAACTCATACAggtgaaaagccgtattcctgtcctgagtgcggtaaGTGTTTTTCAAGGACGTCCAATCTTTACacgcatcagagattgcacatgggggtgaagccgtatgcctgttctgagtgcggaaaatgttttttaaaaaaagcagaccttgtcacacatcagagatctcacacaggggaaaagccgtattcctgtcctgagtgtggaaaatgtttttcaaacacAACCAATTTCTACAGACATCAGAaaactcacacaggtgagaagtcaCATTTCtgtcccgagtgcgggaaatcttttccAAACAAGTCCAATTTTGAcagacatcagaaatctcacacgggggagaagccgttttcctgtcctgagtgcggaaaatgtttttcacagaagtcacaTCTTTACAAGCATCTGAaatctcacactggggagaagccgtattcctgtcccgagtgcgggaaatgtttttcacagaaagcACATCTTTATAAACATCTGAAAATTCACACGGGGGAGCAACTGTatacctgttctgagtgcgggaaatgttttacagaGAAGTCTCGTCTTTATACACACCAGGTTTTGCACTTGGATAGGAAGacctattcctgtcctgagtgtgagaAAAGTTTTCTTCATAAATCCTCCCTATTCAAACATCGGAGatgtcacacaggggagaagccgtattcctgttctgagtgcaagAAAAGTTTTTTCCAGAAGTGCGATCTTTTCAgacatcagagaactcacacgggagagaagccatatttctgtcctgagtgcggaaaatgcttCTCAAGGTCTTCCAGTCTTTACaagcatcagagattgcacaaggaggagaagccactttcctgtcctgagtga
- the LOC120910652 gene encoding zinc finger protein 84-like yields the protein YSSYPEEPQTVRDGAVLRTHKRFSCTECGKCCQSKSKLNLHKRTHTGEKPYLCPECGKRFSDKSNLSKHQKSHTGEKPYSCPECGKGFVLKSQLSTHRSSHTGNNPGENPTTSNVHPAPHSVDGPSYSSYPEEPQTVRNGAILRTHKRFSCTECGKCCQSKSKLNLHKRTHTGEKPYFCLECGKCFSDKSNLSRHKRYHTGEKPYSCPECGECFVLKSQLSTHRSSHIGYSPGENPTTSNVHPHSVDEPSSSFYPEEPQTVRFSCAECGKGFRFQSRLNVHKRSHTGEKPYSCPECGKCFSVKSHLSQQQKSYLAQHQRSHTGEKPYSCPECGKRFLTKSALVIHQSSHTKEKPYSCSECGKLFLHKASLSIHQRLHTDTMSYSCTECGKCFSSMSALYRHQRLHMGEKPYACPDCPKCFSGKSALVTHQRTHTGEKPYSCPECGKCFSYQSSVNKHQRLHTGEKPYSCPECGKSFFHKVSLVIHQSSHTGEKPYACTECGKCFADKSSVYRHERTHTGEKPHSCSECGKSYSQKYQLTLHQRSHTTRAGVLKS from the exons tattcctcttatcctgaggaacctcagactgtgcgggacggtgccgtccttcgaACAcataagaggttttcctgtaccgAGTGTGGAAAGTGTTGCCAGTCTAAATCCAAACTTAATCTTCATAAAagaactcacacgggggagaagccgtatttgtGCCCTGAATGCGGGAAacgtttttcagataagtccaatctttccaaacatcagaaatctcacacgggtgagaagccgtattcctgtcctgagtgtgggaaaggcTTTGTTCTGAAGTCACAACTTTCCACACATCGGAGTTCTCATACAGGGAATaatccaggagaaaacccgactacctcaaatgtccatccggcaccacacagtgtagatggaccatcgtattcttcttatcctgaggaacctcagactgtgagaaaCGGTGCTATCCTTCGAACACATAAGAGGTTTtcttgtactgagtgcgggaagtgttgcCAGTCTAAATCCAAACTTAATCTTCATAAAAGaactcacacgggagagaagccatattTCTGCctggagtgcgggaaatgtttttcagataagtccaatctttcaaGACATAAGAGgtatcacacaggtgagaagccgtattcctgtcctgagtgtggggaaTGCTTTGTACTAAAGTCACAACTTTCCACACATCGGAGTTCTCATATTgggtatagtccaggagaaaacccgactacctcaaatgtccatccacatAGTGTAGATGAACCATCGTCTTCcttttatcctgaggaacctcagactgtgaggttttcctgtgctgagtgcgggaagGGTTTCCGTTTTCAATCCCGTCTAAATGTGCATAAAaggtctcacacgggtgagaagccgtattcctgtcctgagtgcgggaaatgtttttccgtgaagtcccatctttcccaaca acagaagtcttaTCTTGcccaacatcagagatctcacacgggggagaagccgtattcctgtcctgagtgcgggaaaagaTTCCTTACAAAATCTGCACTGGtcatacatcagagttctcacacgaaggagaagccgtattcctgttctgagtgcgggaaacttTTTCTACATAAAGcaagtctttccatacatcagcgaTTACACACAGACACGATGTCATATtcttgtactgagtgcgggaaatgtttttcaagtaTGTCcgctctttacagacatcagagattgcatATGGGTgaaaagccgtacgcctgtcctgattgtccaaaatgtttttctGGAAAATCTGCACTGGTCACACATCAGAggactcacacgggggaaaagccgtattcctgccctgagtgcgggaaatgtttttcatatcaGTCCAGTGTTAATAAACATCAGAGActgcacacgggtgagaagccgtattcctgtcccgaATGCGGGAAATCTTTTTTTCATAAAGTTTCACTGGtcatacatcagagttctcacacgggggagaagccatatgcctgtactgagtgtgggaaatgttttgcagataAGTCCAGTGTTTATAGACATGAGAGAACTCACACCGgcgagaagccgcattcctgttcgGAGTGCGGAAAATCTTATTCACAGAAGTACCAACTTACcctacatcagagatctcacacgactCGCGCCGGTGTGTTAAAGTCCTGA